From one Triticum aestivum cultivar Chinese Spring chromosome 4B, IWGSC CS RefSeq v2.1, whole genome shotgun sequence genomic stretch:
- the LOC123094881 gene encoding pre-mRNA-splicing factor syf1 homolog, with translation MAAAMEIEVSADDVAYEEDVLRDPFRLSGWLRYLSARRAAPPAKRAAIYERALRALPGSYKLWHAYLTELGDAARALPVTHAAHAGLDAAFERALAAGMSRMPRVWHMYASSLLHQRLLTRARHVLDRALRSLPVTQHHHVWPLHLRLASLPDCPAPTAVRVHGRHLQFDPDHEEDFIAFLVSAGRWRDAAQHLAAAIDDEGFVSVKGTTKRQLLLDLCGLLAQHPEDVAGMPVDGILRGSIRKFPEEAGVLWTSLASHYARRGLHGKARDVFEEAMTTATTVKDFRMVFDAYLHFEHAMAAAELELCQADAVDVQDCWLADRDSTDLAMARLERLLERRPELLNSVLLRQNPHDVQAWHERAKIFHKDPARHAATYAEAVRTVDPAKATGKPPHTLWLALAKMYEDRGSVGCARDVLHRATQANFTAAEHLAAVYCEWAHMELRHQDPERAIDLIRRATTPPSIEPTTHAAAAGGEDVRVKLHRCLKLWLVYLNLMTTHGSLESTCAVYDKMHDLGVVTPLLVLDHATLLEQHGRFEDAFRVYERGVRSFKHPHADAIWEAYLTKFVQRHGKSRPERVRDLFQAAVLQAPPQRKKAVYLRYARFGEDFGLASRAMKVYVDAASAVPASDRLGVYEVYVARATELYGLLKARDVYQQAIVGGGLPDEGARAMCVGFADLEIVLGEVARARALYAYAAAFTDPKVYPEFWKRRNDFEVLHGDEGTFREMLRMKRTMAAVARDGAGARGEIRTDAGVVEQGLRPCAGQRFDGAQQCKRIRLV, from the coding sequence ATGGCGGCGGCCATGGAGATCGAGGTCTCGGCGGACGACGTCGCGTACGAGGAGGACGTCCTGCGCGATCCCTTCAGGCTGTCCGGCTGGCTGCGCTACCTGTCGGCTCGTCGCGCGGCGCCGCCGGCGAAGCGCGCGGCCATCTACGAGCGGGCGCTGCGCGCCCTCCCCGGGTCGTACAAGCTGTGGCACGCCTACCTCACGGAGCTCGGCGACGCCGCGCGCGCGCTGCCCGTCACCCACGCCGCTCACGCCGGCCTCGACGCCGCCTTCGAGCGCGCGCTCGCCGCTGGCATGTCCCGGATGCCGCGCGTCTGGCACATGTACGCCTCCTCGCTCCTCCACCAACGCCTCCTCACACGCGCCCGCCACGTGCTCGACCGCGCGCTGCGCTCGCTGCCCGTCACGCAGCACCACCACGTGTGGCCGCTTCACCTCCGCCTCGCCTCCCTGCCCGACTGCCCGGCCCCGACCGCGGTCCGTGTGCATGGCCGCCACCTCCAGTTCGATCCTGACCACGAGGAGGATTTCATCGCCTTCCTCGTCTCTGCCGGCAGATGGCGGGACGCGGCCCAACACCTCGCCGCGGCCATCGACGACGAAGGATTCGTGTCCGTCAAGGGCACAACGAAGCGCCAGCTACTGCTTGACCTGTGTGGCCTGCTCGCCCagcacccggaggacgtcgccggGATGCCGGTGGACGGAATCCTCCGCGGCAGCATCCGGAAGTTCCCCGAGGAGGCCGGCGTGCTGTGGACAAGCCTGGCCAGCCACTACGCGCGGAGAGGCCTCCACGGCAAGGCGAGGGACGTCTTCGAGGAGGCCATGACCACGGCGACCACCGTCAAGGACTTCCGGATGGTGTTCGACGCATACTTGCACTTCGAGCACGCCATGGCCGCCGCGGAGCTCGAGCTCTGCCAAGCGGACGCCGTCGACGTCCAGGACTGCTGGCTCGCCGACAGGGACAGCACGGACTTGGCGATGGCGAGGCTGGAGCGGCTGCTCGAACGCCGGCCGGAGCTGCTCAACAGCGTCCTGCTGAGGCAGAACCCGCACGACGTCCAGGCGTGGCACGAACGGGCCAAGATCTTCCACAAGGATCCCGCGAGACACGCCGCGACCTACGCGGAGGCCGTCAGGACTGTCGATCCAGCGAAGGCGACGGGGAAGCCGCCGCACACGCTCTGGCTGGCGCTGGCCAAGATGTACGAGGACCGCGGCAGCGTCGGCTGCGCCCGAGACGTCCTCCACAGAGCCACGCAGGCAAACTTCACGGCGGCGGAGCACCTCGCCGCGGTTTACTGCGAGTGGGCCCACATGGAACTGAGGCACCAGGATCCCGAGCGGGCCATCGACCTCATCCGGCGAGCGACCACGCCACCGTCTATCGAGCCCACGACGCACGCCGCTGCTGCCGGCGGCGAGGACGTTCGGGTGAAACTGCACCGGTGTCTCAAGCTGTGGCTCGTGTACCTGAACCTGATGACAACACACGGGTCGCTCGAGTCCACCTGCGCTGTCTACGACAAGATGCACGACCTCGGCGTCGTCACGCCATTGCTGGTGCTGGACCACGCGACCCTACTCGAGCAGCACGGGCGGTTCGAGGACGCGTTCCGTGTGTACGAGCGGGGCGTCAGGTCCTTCAAGCACCCGCACGCCGACGCCATATGGGAGGCGTACCTGACCAAGTTCGTCCagaggcacgggaagagcaggccGGAGAGGGTGCGGGACCTGTTCCAGGCGGCCGTCCTGCAGGCACCGCCGCAGAGGAAGAAGGCCGTGTACCTGAGATACGCGAGGTTCGGGGAGGACTTCGGCCTCGCCAGCCGCGCCATGAAGGTGTACGTGGACGCTGCGAGCGCCGTCCCCGCCAGCGACAGGCTCGGCGTCTACGAGGTGTACGTCGCGCGGGCTACCGAGCTCTACGGCCTTCTGAAGGCGAGGGACGTGTACCAGCAGGCGATCGTCGGCGGCGGGCTGCCCGACGAGGGCGCGAGGGCGATGTGCGTCGGGTTCGCCGACCTCGAGATCGTGCTCGGCGAAGTCGCGCGCGCTCGGGCGTTGTACGCATACGCGGCGGCCTTCACGGATCCCAAGGTTTACCCTGAGTTCTGGAAACGGCGGAACGACTTTGAGGTGCTACACGGCGACGAGGGTACGTTCAGGGAGATGCTCCGCATGAAGAGGACCATGGCGGCCGTTGCCAGAGACGGAGCAGGGGCGCGGGGTGAGATCCGCACCGATGCCGGCGTGGTGGagcaggggctgcgcccatgcgcCGGCCAACGTTTCGACGGTGCTCAGCAATGCAAGCGGATACGTCTAGTGTAG